One region of Candidatus Zixiibacteriota bacterium genomic DNA includes:
- a CDS encoding Ppx/GppA phosphatase family protein, whose amino-acid sequence MSPREAFIDIGTNTILCLIAELRDGGRFRVLEDLAEIPRLGEGVDRTRRIGREGEERSYAVLERYLRRCRELGVERICTVGTSALRDARNGAAVCRRFRERLGLEVRVISGEEEAAYAFLAVHRGLGLRRGELWVVDIGGGSTEFVRGEPGGTVEARSVNLGSVRITERFLRSDPVTEAEIRLAVAAIDGAIASTCEPLRAAAGARTMVGIAGTFTTLAAVARGLRRYSHEAVHGESLGLAEVRRQARLYGERSIAERKRIVGLDPRRADVILAGTLLVERIMTLSGIERVIVSDQGLRYGLLYERLGVSFRC is encoded by the coding sequence ATGAGCCCGCGCGAGGCGTTCATCGACATCGGCACCAACACGATCCTCTGTCTCATCGCCGAACTGCGCGACGGAGGGCGCTTCCGGGTCCTCGAGGACCTGGCGGAAATTCCTCGACTCGGGGAAGGTGTCGATCGCACCCGCCGGATCGGCCGGGAAGGCGAGGAGCGAAGCTACGCGGTCCTGGAACGGTATCTGCGCCGGTGCAGGGAACTCGGTGTCGAGCGCATCTGCACCGTCGGCACGAGCGCCCTGCGCGACGCGCGCAACGGCGCGGCGGTCTGCCGCCGCTTCCGCGAGCGCCTCGGTCTGGAGGTGCGCGTGATCTCGGGTGAGGAGGAGGCGGCTTACGCCTTTCTGGCCGTGCACCGCGGGCTCGGCCTGCGCCGCGGCGAGCTTTGGGTCGTGGATATCGGTGGCGGCAGCACGGAATTCGTTCGCGGGGAGCCGGGCGGGACGGTCGAGGCACGAAGCGTAAACCTCGGGTCGGTTCGGATCACCGAGCGCTTCCTGCGAAGCGATCCCGTCACCGAAGCGGAGATCCGCCTGGCGGTCGCGGCCATCGACGGTGCAATCGCTTCGACGTGCGAGCCGCTGCGCGCAGCGGCTGGCGCGCGAACGATGGTGGGGATCGCAGGCACCTTCACCACTCTGGCGGCGGTTGCCAGAGGGCTCCGGCGGTACTCGCACGAGGCGGTGCACGGCGAGTCTCTGGGGCTCGCGGAAGTGCGGCGGCAAGCTCGTCTCTACGGCGAGCGCTCGATCGCCGAGCGAAAACGGATCGTCGGACTCGACCCGCGCCGTGCCGACGTGATTCTCGCAGGGACGCTGCTGGTCGAGCGGATCATGACGTTGAGCGGGATCGAGCGGGTGATCGTGAGCGATCAGGGCTTGCGTTACGGGCTGTTGTACGAGCGGCTGGGGGTATCTTTTCGGTGTTGA
- a CDS encoding DoxX family protein, whose protein sequence is MLPSNARRLMPWAMLPTRIGLGAVFIAHGAQKLFGWWGGTGLQATIETFERSLGVPPYLTVLAAGTEFFGGIAVILGLLTRLSALGLACVMAVAVWTVHLANGFFLNWSLTPGQGHGFEFNLTLIAMAVSLMLSGPGKLSVDRLLGFEND, encoded by the coding sequence ATGTTGCCGTCCAACGCGAGACGACTCATGCCCTGGGCGATGCTTCCTACCCGTATCGGTCTCGGGGCTGTCTTCATCGCCCACGGAGCGCAAAAGCTTTTCGGCTGGTGGGGTGGGACCGGCCTCCAGGCGACAATCGAGACTTTCGAGCGTTCGTTGGGCGTGCCCCCCTATCTGACGGTGCTCGCCGCCGGAACGGAGTTTTTCGGCGGCATCGCGGTGATTCTGGGATTGCTCACGCGCCTTTCAGCCTTGGGCCTGGCGTGCGTCATGGCCGTCGCGGTGTGGACGGTTCACCTCGCCAACGGCTTTTTCCTCAACTGGTCCCTCACCCCCGGTCAGGGGCACGGCTTCGAGTTCAACCTCACCTTGATCGCGATGGCGGTGAGCCTGATGCTGTCCGGTCCGGGCAAGCTATCCGTCGACCGCCTGCTCGGGTTCGAGAACGACTGA
- a CDS encoding hotdog domain-containing protein: MAEARDPKLRVTMLPRDTNARGTIFGGVILSHIDLAGALAASQHVRRDFVTRAMRAVEFIAPVYVGDLVSFYTSVVREGVTSLTVRIEVEAERAREPGRPVRVTAAEVTYVAIDEAGRPVPIR, encoded by the coding sequence ATGGCCGAAGCCCGAGACCCCAAGCTGCGCGTAACCATGCTGCCGCGGGACACGAACGCGCGGGGCACGATCTTCGGCGGCGTCATTTTGAGTCACATCGACCTGGCCGGAGCGCTGGCCGCCTCACAGCACGTCCGTCGCGACTTCGTCACCCGTGCCATGCGCGCGGTCGAGTTTATCGCTCCCGTTTACGTCGGTGATCTCGTGAGTTTTTACACGTCCGTGGTCCGCGAGGGAGTCACCTCGCTCACGGTGCGCATCGAGGTCGAGGCGGAGCGGGCGAGGGAGCCGGGCCGGCCCGTGCGGGTCACCGCCGCAGAAGTGACCTACGTGGCGATCGACGAGGCCGGACGGCCGGTACCGATCCGGTGA
- the dprA gene encoding DNA-processing protein DprA: protein MVEPTLARVGGVGMEGGGAAAWVALSRIAGLGGSGFKRLVEHFGDPTLALQASAGDLARVKGLNEVAMEALASFTDWSGVEEELRRAEQAGIRIVPFASNEYPARLRAIADPPPFLYVKGALQPADDRAVAVVGSRSASDYGRRIASELCRGLAAAGFTVVSGMARGIDGAAHEGALAAHGRTIAVLGSGADRVYPPEHVGLYRRIAERGAVLSELPLGSRPMAHHFPARNRLISGLSLGVVVVEATEKSGSLITAELAAEQGREIFAVPGPAGSSRSRGPHQLIRRGAKLVESVGDIIEEIAPQLPAVSSEGPGHDALALAPDAPEDVRQVFEMLREESRHVDELIDATGLPAGRISEILLNLELQGYLKQLPGGRYAVER from the coding sequence ATGGTTGAACCTACCTTGGCTCGCGTCGGAGGGGTGGGGATGGAGGGTGGCGGGGCCGCTGCGTGGGTTGCCTTGAGCCGCATAGCCGGCCTGGGCGGCTCGGGGTTTAAAAGGCTCGTCGAACATTTCGGAGACCCAACGCTCGCACTACAGGCGTCGGCAGGCGACCTGGCTCGGGTAAAGGGCCTGAACGAGGTCGCCATGGAGGCGCTGGCGAGTTTTACGGACTGGTCCGGGGTCGAAGAGGAACTTCGGCGGGCCGAGCAAGCCGGGATCCGGATCGTCCCCTTCGCGTCGAACGAGTATCCGGCGCGGTTGCGGGCAATCGCCGACCCGCCGCCTTTCCTTTACGTCAAAGGCGCCCTGCAGCCGGCCGACGATCGGGCGGTGGCGGTCGTCGGCTCGAGAAGCGCCAGCGATTACGGCCGCCGGATCGCATCCGAGCTTTGCCGCGGCTTGGCCGCCGCAGGGTTTACCGTGGTGAGCGGGATGGCGCGCGGGATAGACGGCGCGGCGCACGAAGGCGCTCTGGCCGCGCACGGAAGAACCATTGCGGTGCTCGGTTCCGGAGCCGACCGCGTTTACCCGCCGGAGCACGTAGGCCTCTATCGGCGGATCGCAGAAAGAGGCGCCGTGCTATCGGAGCTGCCCCTGGGGTCGCGCCCGATGGCCCATCACTTTCCAGCGCGCAACCGCCTGATCAGCGGTCTGTCCCTGGGGGTTGTCGTGGTCGAGGCGACGGAAAAAAGCGGTTCGTTGATCACGGCGGAGCTGGCGGCGGAGCAGGGAAGGGAGATCTTTGCCGTGCCGGGGCCGGCGGGCTCGAGCCGCAGTCGTGGCCCGCACCAGCTGATCCGGCGCGGGGCCAAGCTCGTCGAGAGCGTCGGCGATATCATTGAAGAAATCGCGCCCCAGCTTCCGGCGGTCTCCTCTGAAGGCCCGGGCCATGACGCGCTGGCGCTCGCGCCGGACGCCCCGGAGGACGTCCGGCAGGTTTTCGAAATGCTCCGGGAAGAGTCGCGGCACGTCGACGAGCTGATCGACGCGACGGGCCTTCCGGCGGGGCGAATCTCCGAGATTCTCCTGAACCTCGAGCTTCAGGGGTATCTCAAGCAACTGCCCGGCGGTCGATACGCCGTGGAGCGTTAG
- a CDS encoding tetratricopeptide repeat protein — protein MRVQAKLFLLIGAIAWVGAAVPGGAQEPARPGCAHCRPERPEIAELVKRAERLHAQFKPREAARELRKVLEAEPDHFEALTMLARAHIDIGDMVLESEPGWQAKRLEEYRIAERLARKAVAVDPGSTWGHFYVAWSLGNIAMISPVGTQIDLAGEIRSAVERAIALDPGNGFAYHVYGVWHRKMAEIGRMSRLFANVVYGRSIPRGSLEQSVELLKKAIALNPGVIVSRLELAQSYIAAENWAQARALLRSIEPLPIRFSDDARHKQKAKRLLEEIRNQ, from the coding sequence ATGCGGGTGCAAGCAAAGCTTTTCTTGCTGATCGGCGCGATCGCCTGGGTGGGAGCGGCCGTGCCGGGAGGCGCGCAGGAGCCCGCCCGTCCGGGCTGCGCGCACTGCCGGCCGGAGCGTCCGGAGATCGCCGAGCTGGTCAAGCGCGCGGAACGGCTGCACGCCCAGTTCAAGCCTCGAGAGGCGGCGCGGGAATTACGCAAGGTGCTCGAGGCGGAACCCGATCACTTCGAGGCGCTCACCATGCTCGCGCGCGCCCACATCGACATCGGGGACATGGTCCTCGAGTCGGAGCCCGGTTGGCAGGCCAAGCGCCTCGAGGAATACCGGATCGCGGAGAGACTCGCGCGCAAGGCGGTCGCGGTCGATCCGGGTTCCACGTGGGGCCATTTTTACGTGGCCTGGTCGCTCGGAAACATCGCCATGATTTCCCCGGTCGGCACGCAGATCGACCTCGCCGGGGAGATCCGGTCGGCGGTGGAAAGGGCGATCGCGCTCGATCCCGGCAACGGATTCGCTTATCACGTTTACGGCGTCTGGCACCGAAAGATGGCGGAGATCGGAAGGATGAGTCGCCTGTTCGCCAACGTCGTCTACGGCCGCTCGATCCCGCGGGGAAGCCTGGAGCAGTCCGTCGAACTCCTGAAAAAGGCGATCGCGCTCAATCCCGGCGTGATCGTCAGCCGTCTCGAGCTGGCGCAAAGCTACATCGCGGCGGAAAACTGGGCGCAAGCCCGGGCGCTGCTACGGTCGATCGAACCGCTGCCGATCCGTTTTTCTGACGACGCCAGGCACAAGCAGAAGGCGAAGCGGCTGCTCGAAGAAATCAGAAATCAGTAA
- a CDS encoding branched-chain amino acid transaminase, whose protein sequence is MSLRTEKIWFDGKLVPWEDAKVHVLAHALHYGTAYFEGIRCYSMADGRSAVFRLDEHVRRFSDSGKILGFPLPYSVEQLKTAILDTIRANHLKECYIRPLALVGLGEMGLYAPGNPINVCIAVWPWGAYLGDEGLKNGIRAKVSSYTRHHVNVMMTKSKASGNYINSVLAKTEVKNAGYDEAIMLDSEGYVSEASGENIFIVRDGRLKTTPLTSILPGITRDSIITIARDKGYQVTEERFSRDELYTADEAFFTGTAAEVTPIREVDHRPIGTGRPGAITGELQRVFFDVIKGKNKDYSGWLTYL, encoded by the coding sequence ATGTCGCTCAGGACGGAAAAAATATGGTTTGACGGAAAGCTGGTTCCCTGGGAGGACGCGAAAGTTCACGTGCTCGCCCACGCACTCCATTACGGGACCGCTTATTTCGAAGGGATTCGTTGCTATTCCATGGCCGACGGCCGGTCGGCGGTTTTTCGCCTCGACGAGCACGTTCGCAGGTTTTCTGACTCCGGCAAGATCCTGGGCTTCCCGCTGCCTTACAGCGTCGAGCAGCTGAAAACGGCCATTCTCGACACCATCCGGGCAAATCACCTGAAAGAGTGCTACATCCGGCCGCTCGCCCTGGTCGGCTTGGGGGAGATGGGATTGTACGCACCCGGGAATCCGATCAACGTCTGCATCGCGGTCTGGCCCTGGGGCGCGTATCTGGGGGACGAAGGATTGAAGAACGGCATCCGCGCGAAGGTCTCCTCCTATACGCGCCATCACGTCAACGTCATGATGACCAAGAGCAAGGCGTCCGGAAACTACATCAACTCCGTGCTGGCCAAGACCGAGGTGAAGAATGCGGGATACGACGAAGCGATCATGCTCGATTCCGAGGGTTACGTTTCCGAGGCGAGCGGAGAGAACATCTTCATCGTGCGCGACGGCCGGCTGAAAACGACCCCGTTGACCTCCATTCTGCCGGGTATCACCCGGGATTCGATCATCACGATCGCGCGCGACAAGGGCTATCAGGTCACGGAGGAGCGCTTCAGCCGCGACGAGCTGTACACGGCGGATGAAGCGTTCTTTACCGGGACTGCTGCCGAAGTGACCCCGATACGGGAGGTCGACCACCGCCCGATCGGTACCGGCCGCCCGGGCGCGATCACGGGCGAGCTGCAGCGCGTGTTCTTCGACGTCATCAAGGGGAAAAACAAGGATTACAGCGGCTGGCTGACCTACCTTTGA
- the trmFO gene encoding methylenetetrahydrofolate--tRNA-(uracil(54)-C(5))-methyltransferase (FADH(2)-oxidizing) TrmFO, producing MEPVRVIGAGLAGAEAAWQLGRRGVRVELFEMRPRRMTEAHSTADIGELVCSNSLRSNALHTPAGLLKEEMRRLGSVVVRAAEAARVPAGSALAVDRALFSAALGEALAALPTVRVVREEVVEVPDGLTIIATGPLTSAALGEALAAMLGSEHLYFYDAISPIVTAESIDMKVAFRASRHGFEEGDYLNLPLTREEYERFVDALRTAERVPTRSFERFVPFEGCMPIEEMADRGRETLAFGPMRAVGLVDPRTGRRPYAVVQLRQENREATLYNLVGFQTKMTYPEQRRVFSMLPGLAQAEFVRLGSLHRNTFIDAPAHLQPTLQWRRRESLLFAGQITGVEGYVESAASGLLAGLNAVLLVAGKPPVVPPPTTALGSLVRYISDPHRRHFQPMNVNFGLLPPVAGAASKRQKREILAQRALRDLETWRRLVEIELRGASAAGTASVP from the coding sequence ATGGAGCCCGTACGCGTGATCGGAGCCGGCCTTGCGGGTGCGGAGGCGGCCTGGCAGCTGGGGCGCCGGGGAGTGCGGGTCGAGCTTTTCGAGATGCGCCCGCGGCGCATGACCGAGGCCCATTCGACGGCCGATATCGGCGAGCTGGTTTGCAGCAACTCGCTGCGCTCGAACGCGCTCCACACTCCCGCCGGTTTGCTGAAAGAAGAGATGCGGCGGCTGGGGTCGGTGGTCGTTCGCGCCGCGGAGGCGGCCCGCGTTCCGGCCGGCTCTGCCCTGGCGGTCGACCGGGCGTTGTTCTCTGCCGCGCTGGGAGAGGCGCTGGCGGCGCTTCCGACGGTGCGCGTCGTGCGCGAGGAAGTCGTCGAGGTGCCGGACGGGCTGACGATCATCGCGACCGGCCCCCTCACTTCTGCCGCGCTGGGGGAGGCGCTGGCGGCCATGCTGGGCTCGGAGCACCTCTATTTTTACGACGCGATCTCGCCGATCGTGACGGCGGAGTCGATCGACATGAAGGTCGCCTTCCGCGCATCGCGCCATGGGTTCGAGGAAGGCGATTACCTCAACCTGCCGCTCACCCGCGAAGAATACGAGCGTTTCGTCGACGCGCTCAGAACGGCCGAGCGCGTCCCGACGCGCAGCTTCGAGCGCTTCGTGCCATTCGAAGGCTGCATGCCGATCGAGGAGATGGCGGACCGCGGGCGTGAAACCCTGGCGTTCGGCCCGATGCGGGCCGTGGGGCTGGTGGATCCGCGAACCGGGAGGCGGCCGTACGCCGTGGTTCAGCTCAGACAGGAAAACCGCGAGGCGACGCTCTACAACCTGGTCGGCTTCCAGACCAAGATGACGTATCCCGAGCAACGCCGGGTGTTCTCCATGCTCCCGGGGCTGGCGCAAGCCGAGTTCGTCCGGCTCGGGAGCCTGCACCGCAACACCTTCATCGACGCGCCCGCGCATCTGCAGCCGACCCTGCAGTGGCGCCGGCGCGAGAGTCTGCTCTTCGCCGGGCAGATCACCGGCGTGGAAGGCTATGTCGAATCAGCGGCCAGCGGCCTGCTCGCCGGATTGAATGCGGTGCTGCTGGTCGCCGGCAAGCCGCCGGTCGTTCCTCCGCCCACGACCGCGCTCGGCTCCCTGGTCCGCTACATCAGCGATCCGCACCGGCGGCACTTCCAGCCGATGAACGTCAACTTCGGGCTTTTGCCGCCGGTCGCCGGAGCGGCCTCGAAAAGGCAGAAGCGGGAGATCCTGGCGCAGCGCGCGCTGCGCGACCTGGAAACCTGGCGGCGGCTGGTCGAGATCGAGCTCCGGGGAGCTTCGGCCGCCGGGACCGCTTCGGTGCCATGA
- a CDS encoding HU family DNA-binding protein, with product MNKATAEGAVDAVFEGIARAIRKNKRFQLPGFGTFTARSRKALKGVHPQTGAAMVIKASRTIDFKPAPSLKESL from the coding sequence ATCAACAAGGCGACGGCGGAAGGGGCGGTGGACGCGGTCTTCGAGGGAATCGCGCGGGCGATCCGAAAGAACAAACGCTTCCAGCTCCCGGGGTTCGGCACCTTCACCGCGCGCTCGCGCAAGGCGCTCAAGGGCGTCCACCCACAAACCGGCGCCGCGATGGTCATCAAGGCGAGCCGCACGATCGACTTCAAGCCCGCGCCGAGCCTGAAGGAGAGCCTCTAG
- the topA gene encoding type I DNA topoisomerase, which yields MAAKNLVIVESPAKARTLERYLGRDFQVKASVGHIVDLPKNKLGVDIKRNFAPDFHVIQSKKKVIEELKRAARGKENIYLASDPDREGEAIAWHIADQVAKDHKRVHRVLINEITRKAVLEAIANPRELDRNKFDAQIARRVLDRLVGYQISPLLWSKVRRGLSAGRVQSVAVRLVCEREREIRAFQPQEYWSVTALLEGRLPPSFRARLVAWQGERIDNKKFRLENEAKVQAILASLEGADWIIGEVEKKERRRYPAPPFVTSKLQQEAARKLGFQPKRTMQLAQQLYEGVELGSEGSVGLITYMRTDSTRISADALAAVREHIERQYGRSYVPAKPNTYRSKKGAQDAHEAIRPTSMDYAPERVRRFLKRDAFQLYQLIWDRFVASQMVPALYDQTAFEIPVREAVFRATGQQVKFDGFMRVYIEGAEPDGAADGEDQEADGILPDLQKGESLKLLSMEPKQHFTQPPPRYTPASLIKELDEKGIGRPSTYATIISNILDREYVAQDERRALVPTELGFLVTDLLVDSFPDILNVKFTAGMEDELDKIEQGREEWTKAMKRFYVPFSRDLKKAESQMRNVKRQEVPTDIACDKCGAMMVVKWGRNGEFLACPRYPDCKNTKNFRRDEKGKVQVAPDAEIKETCEQCGRPMQLRWGKYGKFLGCSGYPECSNIRPLEKPVDLGIKCPECKEGNLKERKSRRGKVFYGCDRYPECKFASWDRPVPGPCPKCGVPILVEKVTKRTGRSRRCYSRECDYSAPAGE from the coding sequence ATGGCAGCGAAGAACTTAGTCATCGTCGAATCTCCAGCCAAAGCCAGAACCCTGGAACGGTATCTGGGCCGCGATTTTCAGGTCAAGGCTTCGGTGGGGCACATCGTCGATCTGCCCAAGAACAAGCTGGGCGTCGACATCAAGAGGAATTTCGCTCCGGACTTCCACGTCATCCAGTCCAAGAAGAAGGTGATCGAGGAGCTGAAACGGGCGGCCAGGGGGAAGGAAAACATCTATCTCGCCTCCGATCCCGACCGCGAAGGCGAGGCGATCGCCTGGCACATCGCCGATCAGGTGGCCAAGGACCACAAGCGGGTTCACCGGGTTCTCATCAACGAAATCACCCGCAAGGCGGTGCTCGAAGCGATCGCCAACCCGCGCGAGCTCGACCGCAACAAGTTCGATGCGCAGATCGCGCGGCGGGTGCTCGACCGTCTGGTCGGCTATCAGATCAGCCCCTTGCTGTGGAGCAAGGTGCGACGCGGGTTGAGCGCCGGCCGGGTTCAATCCGTGGCCGTGCGGCTGGTCTGCGAGCGCGAGAGAGAGATCCGCGCGTTTCAGCCGCAGGAGTACTGGTCGGTCACCGCGCTGCTGGAGGGACGGCTGCCCCCGTCCTTCCGGGCACGCCTGGTCGCCTGGCAGGGCGAAAGGATCGACAACAAGAAGTTCAGGCTTGAGAACGAGGCGAAGGTCCAGGCGATCCTGGCTTCCCTCGAGGGCGCCGATTGGATCATCGGCGAGGTGGAAAAAAAGGAACGGCGCCGTTATCCGGCCCCGCCGTTCGTCACCAGTAAGCTGCAGCAGGAAGCGGCTCGCAAGCTCGGCTTCCAGCCGAAACGTACGATGCAGCTCGCCCAACAGCTCTACGAAGGGGTCGAGCTGGGGAGCGAAGGGTCCGTAGGCCTGATCACCTACATGCGGACCGACTCGACCCGCATATCGGCCGACGCGCTCGCCGCCGTGCGCGAGCACATCGAGCGACAGTACGGCCGCAGCTACGTTCCGGCGAAGCCGAACACCTATCGATCCAAGAAAGGTGCCCAGGACGCACACGAGGCGATCCGGCCCACTTCGATGGACTATGCGCCGGAGCGGGTGCGCCGCTTTCTCAAGCGGGACGCGTTCCAGCTCTACCAGCTGATCTGGGACCGTTTCGTCGCCAGCCAGATGGTGCCGGCCTTGTACGATCAAACCGCCTTCGAGATCCCGGTGCGCGAGGCGGTTTTTCGCGCGACCGGACAGCAGGTCAAGTTCGATGGCTTCATGCGGGTCTACATCGAAGGGGCGGAGCCCGACGGGGCGGCGGACGGCGAGGACCAGGAAGCCGACGGGATCTTGCCAGACCTGCAGAAGGGCGAATCCCTGAAGCTCCTGTCGATGGAGCCGAAGCAGCACTTCACGCAGCCGCCGCCGCGCTACACTCCGGCCTCGCTGATCAAGGAACTGGACGAGAAAGGCATCGGCCGGCCATCGACCTACGCGACCATCATCTCGAACATCCTCGATCGGGAATACGTCGCGCAGGACGAGCGCCGGGCGCTGGTGCCGACCGAGCTAGGCTTTCTCGTGACCGACCTGCTGGTCGACAGCTTTCCTGACATCCTGAACGTCAAGTTCACGGCCGGAATGGAGGACGAGCTCGACAAGATCGAGCAGGGGAGGGAGGAGTGGACCAAAGCGATGAAGCGCTTTTACGTCCCCTTCTCCCGCGATCTCAAGAAGGCCGAGTCCCAGATGCGGAACGTCAAGCGCCAGGAAGTGCCCACGGACATCGCCTGCGACAAGTGCGGGGCGATGATGGTGGTGAAGTGGGGGCGCAACGGCGAGTTCCTCGCCTGCCCGCGTTACCCGGACTGCAAGAACACGAAAAACTTCCGGCGCGACGAGAAGGGGAAAGTCCAGGTCGCGCCCGATGCCGAGATCAAGGAGACCTGCGAGCAGTGCGGCCGGCCGATGCAGCTCAGGTGGGGCAAGTACGGGAAGTTCCTCGGCTGCAGCGGGTATCCGGAATGCAGCAACATCCGGCCGCTCGAAAAACCGGTCGATCTGGGGATCAAATGCCCGGAATGCAAGGAAGGCAACCTCAAGGAGCGCAAGTCGCGCCGCGGCAAGGTCTTTTACGGCTGTGACCGCTACCCCGAATGCAAGTTCGCGTCGTGGGACCGGCCGGTTCCCGGTCCCTGCCCGAAGTGCGGCGTGCCCATCCTGGTGGAAAAGGTGACCAAGCGGACAGGGCGCTCGCGCCGTTGCTACAGCAGGGAGTGCGACTATTCGGCGCCTGCGGGAGAATAG
- the der gene encoding ribosome biogenesis GTPase Der, which translates to MGGASPSPRPGPSGLPVVAIVGRPNVGKSTLFNRLIGQRKAIVDDVPGVTRDRNYGEAEWRGRRFRLIDTGGLVPGAESDVEAHVQRQSQLALAEADVVIFLFDGKSGLNPLDRDVVDSLRGVGKPVVFAVNKIDSPARAAALYEFYELGLEPLLPISAEHGSGVADLLDEIARRLPEAPGGEAQPGQAEGPLCIAVVGRPNVGKSTLINRLLGFERSVVAATPGTTRDSVDSPFDLKGEPCLLIDTAGIRRKARISGRLERTSVQRALRSVDRADLVIHILDGPEGVTDQDAQILGYAHQRGKAQLIAVNKWDLMAKNGNRSEDYYRREVYLKLPFLEFVPVVFIAAATGYGVAKMLETARDLLDVYRRRVSTSLVNQALRRAVQAHAPPLYKGKAVKFFYATQTGVRPPAFTVFVNFPGAVPEGYRRYLAQQLRQELGFAHAPLRLIFRARREERKGDRR; encoded by the coding sequence ATGGGCGGCGCTTCGCCCTCGCCGCGCCCCGGGCCGAGCGGCCTGCCCGTGGTCGCGATCGTCGGACGGCCGAATGTCGGCAAGTCGACGCTTTTCAACCGACTGATCGGTCAGCGCAAGGCGATCGTCGACGACGTTCCCGGCGTGACGCGCGACCGCAACTACGGCGAGGCCGAGTGGCGCGGGCGGCGATTCCGCCTCATCGACACCGGCGGGCTCGTCCCGGGAGCGGAAAGCGACGTCGAAGCCCACGTGCAACGTCAGAGCCAGCTGGCCCTGGCGGAAGCCGACGTCGTCATCTTCCTGTTCGACGGCAAGAGCGGCCTGAATCCCCTGGATCGCGACGTCGTCGACTCACTGCGCGGGGTCGGCAAACCGGTCGTCTTCGCCGTAAACAAGATCGATTCCCCGGCCAGGGCCGCCGCTCTCTACGAATTTTACGAGCTCGGTCTGGAGCCTTTGCTGCCGATCTCCGCCGAGCACGGATCGGGCGTCGCCGATCTGCTCGACGAGATCGCCCGCAGGCTCCCGGAAGCACCCGGCGGTGAAGCGCAACCGGGCCAGGCCGAGGGCCCGCTTTGCATCGCGGTCGTCGGGCGGCCAAACGTCGGGAAGTCGACGCTGATCAACCGCCTGCTCGGGTTCGAGCGGTCCGTGGTGGCGGCAACCCCGGGGACCACCCGCGACTCCGTCGACAGCCCTTTCGACCTCAAAGGCGAGCCCTGCCTGCTGATCGATACGGCCGGGATCCGGCGCAAGGCTCGGATCAGCGGCCGTCTGGAACGTACCAGCGTCCAGCGGGCGCTGCGCTCGGTGGACCGGGCGGATCTGGTGATCCATATACTTGACGGTCCCGAAGGTGTGACCGACCAGGATGCCCAGATCCTGGGCTACGCTCATCAGCGGGGCAAGGCCCAGCTGATCGCCGTCAACAAGTGGGACCTGATGGCCAAAAACGGCAACCGGTCCGAGGACTACTACCGCCGCGAGGTCTATCTCAAGCTCCCGTTTCTGGAGTTCGTGCCGGTCGTTTTCATCGCCGCGGCGACCGGCTACGGCGTGGCAAAGATGCTCGAAACCGCGCGGGATTTGCTGGACGTTTACCGGCGGCGGGTCTCGACGTCGCTGGTGAACCAGGCGCTGCGGCGTGCGGTCCAGGCCCACGCCCCTCCTCTCTACAAGGGAAAGGCTGTGAAATTTTTCTACGCCACCCAAACGGGTGTTCGGCCACCGGCTTTTACGGTTTTTGTAAACTTTCCCGGGGCTGTGCCCGAGGGCTACCGGAGGTACCTCGCGCAGCAGCTGCGGCAGGAGCTGGGTTTTGCCCACGCGCCGCTTCGGCTGATCTTCCGGGCGCGCCGCGAGGAGCGGAAGGGAGACAGGCGTTGA